In Streptomyces ambofaciens ATCC 23877, a single genomic region encodes these proteins:
- a CDS encoding calcium:proton antiporter produces the protein MVSRPRDLLAQWTTVTPVAAVLLLAFTWGRDLPGGIVALLTIVLAAAVLAAVHHAEVVAHRVGEPFGSLVLAVAVTVIEVALIVTLMADGGDKGATLARDTVFAAVMITCNGVVGLSLLVASLRHGIAVFNPEGTGAALATVATLATLSLVLPTFTTSAPGPEFSTVQLTFAAISSLILYGLFIATLTVRHRDYFLPITRQGEVITFEEHAHAPSARTALLSLGLLGLALIGVVGLAKGVSPTIEEGVAAAGLHHAVVGVIIALLVLLPETIAAVRSARRDRVQTSLNLALGSAMASIGLTIPAVALASVWLSGPLVLGLGPTHMVLLALTVVVASLTVVPGRATPLQGGVHLVLFAAYLELAINP, from the coding sequence ATGGTCAGTCGTCCCAGGGATCTCCTCGCACAGTGGACGACCGTCACTCCCGTGGCGGCGGTCCTGCTGCTGGCCTTCACCTGGGGCCGGGATCTGCCCGGCGGGATCGTGGCGCTCCTGACGATCGTGCTCGCGGCGGCCGTGCTGGCCGCCGTGCACCACGCGGAGGTGGTCGCCCACCGGGTGGGAGAACCCTTCGGGTCCCTGGTCCTCGCGGTCGCCGTCACGGTCATCGAGGTCGCGCTGATCGTGACCCTCATGGCGGACGGCGGCGACAAGGGCGCGACCCTGGCCAGGGACACGGTCTTCGCGGCCGTCATGATCACCTGTAACGGCGTGGTCGGTCTCAGCCTCCTGGTCGCCTCACTGCGCCACGGGATCGCGGTGTTCAACCCGGAGGGCACCGGCGCCGCCCTCGCGACGGTCGCGACCCTGGCCACACTCAGCCTGGTGCTGCCCACGTTCACCACCAGCGCGCCCGGCCCGGAGTTCTCCACCGTGCAGCTGACGTTCGCCGCGATCTCCTCGCTGATCCTCTACGGCCTGTTCATCGCGACCCTCACGGTGCGGCACCGTGACTACTTCCTGCCGATCACCCGGCAGGGCGAGGTGATCACCTTCGAGGAGCACGCCCACGCCCCGTCCGCCCGTACGGCGCTGCTCAGCCTGGGGCTGCTGGGCCTGGCCCTGATCGGCGTGGTCGGTCTGGCGAAGGGGGTCTCGCCCACCATCGAGGAGGGCGTGGCGGCCGCGGGACTGCACCACGCCGTCGTCGGCGTCATCATCGCCCTGCTGGTACTGCTCCCCGAGACCATCGCCGCGGTGCGGTCCGCACGCCGCGACCGGGTGCAGACCAGCCTGAACCTGGCCCTCGGCTCGGCGATGGCCAGCATCGGCCTGACCATCCCGGCGGTCGCCCTCGCGTCCGTGTGGCTCTCCGGACCGCTCGTACTGGGCCTGGGACCCACCCACATGGTGCTGCTCGCCCTGACCGTCGTGGTGGCCTCGCTGACCGTCGTGCCGGGCCGTGCGACGCCCCTGCAGGGAGGCGTCCACCTGGTGCTGTTCGCGGCGTATCTGGAACTCGCGATCAACCCCTAG
- a CDS encoding TerC family protein: MEVSVTLWVLTVVGLAALIGADFFIGRKPHDVSIKEAGIWTAVWIALAGLFGVGLLIFGGGQPAGEFFAGFITEKSLSVDNLFVFILIMAKFAVPSQYQQRVLLIGVLIALVLRTVFIAAGAAIIANFAWVFYIFGAFLIYTAWKLIQEARADEEDEEFEENKLLKAAERRFGVADRYHGTKLWIEQNGKRVMTPMLVVMLAIGTTDVLFALDSIPAIFGLTQDPYIVFTANAFALMGLRQLYFLLGGLLRKLVHLSYGLSVILGFIGVKLVLHALHESGVHVPEISIPVSLGVICSVLIVTTITSLRASKKQAEAEAAATGSDEAPKDSVEA; encoded by the coding sequence GTGGAAGTTTCCGTGACCCTGTGGGTCCTGACCGTCGTGGGCCTCGCCGCCCTGATCGGGGCCGACTTCTTCATCGGCCGCAAGCCGCACGACGTATCGATCAAGGAAGCGGGGATCTGGACGGCCGTCTGGATCGCCCTGGCGGGCCTCTTCGGGGTCGGCCTGCTCATCTTCGGCGGCGGCCAGCCCGCCGGCGAGTTCTTCGCGGGCTTCATCACCGAGAAGTCCCTGAGTGTGGACAACCTCTTCGTCTTCATCCTGATCATGGCGAAGTTCGCGGTGCCCTCGCAGTACCAGCAGCGAGTGCTCCTCATCGGTGTCCTCATCGCCCTGGTCCTCAGGACCGTCTTCATCGCGGCGGGTGCCGCGATCATCGCCAACTTCGCCTGGGTCTTCTACATCTTCGGCGCCTTCCTCATCTACACGGCCTGGAAGCTCATCCAGGAGGCCCGTGCCGACGAGGAGGACGAGGAGTTCGAGGAGAACAAGCTGCTCAAGGCGGCCGAGCGCCGCTTCGGCGTCGCCGACCGCTACCACGGCACCAAGCTGTGGATCGAGCAGAACGGCAAGCGCGTCATGACCCCGATGCTGGTCGTGATGCTCGCGATCGGCACCACCGACGTGCTCTTCGCGCTCGACTCCATCCCGGCGATCTTCGGCCTGACCCAGGACCCGTACATCGTGTTCACGGCCAACGCGTTCGCCCTGATGGGTCTGCGACAGCTGTACTTCCTCCTCGGCGGCCTGCTGAGGAAGCTGGTGCACCTCTCCTACGGTCTGTCGGTCATCCTGGGCTTCATCGGCGTCAAGCTGGTGCTGCACGCCCTGCACGAGTCCGGGGTCCACGTCCCCGAGATCAGCATCCCGGTCTCCCTCGGCGTGATCTGCTCCGTCCTGATCGTCACCACGATCACCAGCCTCCGGGCCTCCAAGAAGCAGGCCGAGGCCGAAGCCGCTGCCACCGGGAGCGACGAGGCTCCGAAGGACAGCGTCGAGGCCTGA